CAGGTCCTTATGATGCTATAGTCCGTCCATTGGCAGTTGCTCCTTGTACATCTGATATACACACTGTTTATGAAGGAGCTCTGGGCGATAGAAATGACATGGTTTTAGGGCATGAGGCAGTAGGTGAAATAGTAGAAATAGGTAGCGAAGTTAAGGATTTTAAACCAGGTGATAAAGTAGTAGTACCTGCTATAACTCCAGACTGGAGATCTATACCAGTACAGCGAGGATTCCAACAGCACTCAAAAGGTATGCTGACCGGTTGGAAATTCTCTAACTTCAAAGATGGAGTATTCGCTGAATACTTCCATGTAAATGACGCTGATATGAACCTGGCATTGTTGCCTGATGAAATTTCTCTGGAAAAGGCTGTTATGCTTACAGATATGATGACCACCGGTTTTCATGGCGTAGAATTAGCTGAAATAGAATTAGGTGCTACAGTTGTTTGTATCGGAATTGGTGCTGTTGGACTTATGTCAGTAGCAGGAGCAAAAATCAAAGGTGCCGGCAGACTTATTGGAGTAGGCAGCCGTCCTGCTTGTGTGGAAGCTGCTAAATTTTATGGAGCTACAGATATAATAAACTATAAAGACGGTGATATCGCTGAACAAGTTATGGACTTAACAGATGGTGAAGGTGCAGACAATGTCATTGTTGCAGGCGGTAACTCAGATATATTAATATCAGCTGTAAAAATGGTCAAACCTGGCGGAAAAATATCAAACGTCAACTACTTTGGCGATGGAGATTTCATAGATATACCCAGAGCTGAATGGGGATGCGGTATGGCTCACAAAGATATACGTGGAGGATTGACTCCTGGTGGACGACTGAGAATGGAAAGATTGATTGACCTAGTAAAATATGACAGAGTAGATCCTGGAAAACTTGTAACCCATGTATTCCACGGATTTGATAGCGTTCAAAAAGCTTTGGAACTTATGAAAGATAAACCAAAAGATCTGATAAAACCGGTAGTAATAATTGACTAAACATATATATAATTGCTGAATAAAACCCTTTGGTTGTTAATACCAAAGGGTTTTATTTGCTGTTTTATTTTACATAAAAATGCAGTGGATAGGTCCTGTATTTTGCCGGCGGCATTTTTTCTGTCGTGTAATATCCTGCTGGAGATTCTAACAGCTGTGGTATTCTATTTACTATAGTCGCACAAGTCAGCTCTACCGTGGCCGGGCGTGCTATATTGACTACCGTATCAGGTTCTCCTTTAATACTCCAATCATTTCTGTCATACTCTCCCTCAGCATATACTTTTCCGATACATTCTGATACTACTACAGGCCCTTGATTGGTAACTGTCGTAACTATTGCTGACATTCCTGTTGCATAACCTGCAGGAATCACCTTCCCTAGCGTTTCTGATTTGATATCACTATCGTGAGTTGTAGGAACTAATTTTTGTTCAGTTGATTTGATGGACCACCCGAACTGTGAGCACAGCCACTCATTCGCATTCCACATAAAAGAAGGCAGGGCATCATTTTGAGCAATCTCTTTTTCAAATTCCTCTAAACTAAGTCCGGCACCATGGACCTCTGCTAAAGCAATTCCATAGTCCTCTACGTTATAACTGGATACTCCCTCTATTCTCTCAATTTTATGGCTTGCCCCTGCCAGTGTAGTGATTAAATTGCCCCAAAATACATCCTGATAACCTGAACCTGCTAAAGTACAATTATTATCTTTGGCTAGTCTGTCCAGCCGATTAGTAAGAGCTGGCGAAGTGTTCCACGGATAAAAAGCTTCTTCACATGTGCTAATAGCATTGACACCATGTTTTGCAGCAAGTTCAAAGGCATCATATACTTCAGGCACTAAACTTCTGGTAGCAATAACACACACATCTGCATCACATTCACTAAAAACTTTTTCCCCATTAGAGCTGATTGGAATGTTTATTTTGAATCCTAGTCCTGCAACCTCTCCGATATCTTTTCCTTCAAGATCAGGATTCAAGTCTATTGCCCCTACTATTTCTGCACCTTTTTCATACAAATACCTTAGAAAATATTTGCCCATCTTGCCGCATCCATACTGAATCACTCTAATCTTATCTCTCACGACAAATCCCCCTTCGATTTTTTTAGGTGAATCGTTAAAACTTTCACCATCATCTTCAGTATAAAGTCTATTGTGGGTATAGAGTCAATAGCTTTTTTAATCTTTTATAGGGATTTGTAATTTTACAAACATATTCCTTTCGTTATTATCAAATATAGGTAATTCTACTACCACTTCACAAATATAATCACCTATTATTTCATATTGATTTTCTCTTATATATTTAAATAACCTTTCAGCATACTTTTTTTCCTTCCAAAAACTATGGAAGTAAATACAAACATATCTGTGTTCTGGAATTATTTCGATGCCTTCCTGTTCTTTAAAGTCATCGTCAACAAAAACAAATATTTCCGAAGAAATAAACTTTCCTTGGTCTATCATATCTTTCCTCATAATTGAACCCACATTACAAAAGTACACCATAGGTAAAGGCTTAATAATCACTTGATTTTTCAATTCTCTCAATATATATTCGTATGTATCCAATCCATAGTCATAAATGTTTATATTTCCATCATAACAAAATATTTTTCTTCTAGGTATAAATTCGATGGAAATATAACCTTCCCGAGGAACTTTTAAATATCTCTCGTAGTTCTCTATACAAGCTTCAACAGCTTTTTTCATATAATTTAACTTTTTAATCTCTTTATCAATATTATTGCTTTGTTTTTTCAGTATGCTTTGAATTTCTTTGATATTCTTTTTTTTAAATTGCTTTTTTATCTGCTTTAACGACATTCCTAGTGACTTCATGTACTGAATCATATCGATTTGGGCGCTTTGTTTGATATCATAATATCTGTAGTTTGTCTGTTGATCAACATATACTGGTTTCAATAAATCGATTTTGTCATAATATCTTAAGGTCTGTATTGAAATATGATTTAAAGCCGCCATTTCACCTATGGATAAATATTCCATATATTTTACCTCCACAAACCTAAAATATAATCCTTGATAAAATTATAACATAAATTTTTTGAGTAAACACCTGACTTAAGCATGTATAAGCAATTTATCGGTAACAACATTGACAAAAACCATAATGATGGTAATATTGTTTTGTGACTAATAAGATTACAAACTAACATCATACGAGTAATATTTATCAATAAAATGCAAATTCAATGTTATTTATGTCCTTTATAGTATGGTCTATAATTTTAATGAAGGGAGATATTATTATGAGCAGCGGCCTAGAAAACGATTTCAAACAAAACAACCAAAACTGTGAAATATGTCATCGGGACACATTCAATACAAAAATCGGTTTTATTCTAGCGTGTATTGGCTCTGCTGTCGGAGTAGGAAATATATGGCTGTTTCCCTATAGAGTAGCTCTATTTGGCGGTGCTGCATTTCTAATTCCTTATTTTATCTTTGTAGCTTTATTGGGAGTTACCGGAGTTATTGGCGAGATGTCATTTGGCCGCGCAATGGGCACCGGTCCTTTAGGTTCATTCAGAAAAGCCTTTGAAAAGAAAGGCAAGAAAAATGGGGATCTCCTTGGACTCATTCCAGTCGTAGGTTCTTTAGGCATCGCAATCGGTTATTCTGTAGTAGTGGGTTGGATTATCAGATTTACAGCAGGTTCAATCACAGGTAGTTTAATATCAGCCGATGATAGTACAGCTTATTTCGGTGAGATTGCCGGCAATTTCGGCAGTGTAGGATGGCATTTAATCGGTTTAGCAATAACCTTCATAATTATGGTTATGGGAATATCTAAAGGCATAGAAAAGGTTAACAGATTTATGATGCCTGCTTTTTTTACGCTATTTATCATTCTTGCTATTCGTGTAATCACATTGCCTGGTTCAACAGAAGGATATAAATATTTGTTCCTCCCTAAATGGGAGTTTTTATCAAACCCTAAAACTTGGGTTTATGCATTAGGTCAGGCCTTTTTTTCTCTTTCATTGGCCGGTTCCGGGACAATAGTATATGGAAGTTACCTAAGAAAAGATGAAGATATTTTATCCTGTGCAAAAAATGTTGCAATTTTTGATACTATAGCAGCTATATTGGCAGCACTTGTCATCATTCCATCAGTATTTGCATTTAACCTTGATCCGGCAGTTGGACCACCACTGATGTTTATCACTATGCCTAGTGTATTTAAAATGATGCCTTTAGGCCGGATGTTTTCAATAGTGTTCTTTGTAGCAGTATTATTTGCTGCGCTGTCTTCATTGATAAATCTATTTGAAACACCTATCGAAGCATTGCAGGAGAAATTCAAACTTTCAAGAAGTGTTTCAGTTTCTATTATAATTACCATTGCCGCTATTATCGGTGTTATGATTGAAAACGGAGACATGGTTGGTGTTTGGATGGACATTCTGTCAATTTACATTATTCCCTTAGGGGCATTGCTTGCAGGTATTACATTTTTTTGGATTTGCGGACCGGAGTTTGCCAGAAAAGAAGTGGAAAAAGGATTGGATAAAGCGATGGGACCCTGGTTTGAACCCATGACAAGATATGTGTTCTGCGGGCTCACAATTATAGTATATATACTGGGAATATTCTATGGTGGCATTGGGTGATCGGCATCTATAAAATAATAAGAATTTAAAAGATAAGATTGGTCGTACTTGACAGACATTTTCCATAAATCATTTTTAATTGGTCTGATGGATATATTCCCTTGTTTATACTTTTCAATATTGTTAAAAAAAATATCTCTTTCATTATCTGATGCAATTTCTTTAAAATAACCCCAGATGTGCAGAGCAGCATTTATCGAATATCCAATATTGCTTTCTTTATATAAAGCATCTTCTATCAAATTATAAAAACAAACAACAGGATAATTGTTTTTATCCTTAAGCAGTTTTCGGATTTTTACATAATTCTGGGGTGAATTTTCAAGGATCTTATATTTATACCTGCTCCATTCTAGCTCAAGCGTTCTGATGTTGTTATCAACAGAGGTACAGTTTATACATTTGACAGCAGAAAGATTTTTATCCTTCACTTCCAGCATGATATCAATATCTTGCCTTTCTAGATTCCGATAAAAATCCATGAATTGGTTAATATATATGGTTCTAGAATGGGACCCTGATTTCTTTAACGGATGCTGTTGAGAATAGTGAATCTTTTGGTTGCCATCTTTAGGCTGCCATGTTTTTCTACATTCATGGATCCAGTACAAATCGTCCTTTTTTTTATCACAAGGATTTGTTTGGTTATGGAGGTTATCAAAAACAACAGGGATATTTAAAATTGATCCTATTTCCAGTACTTCCCCAATATTATAGGATTTATCATCATTCTCTATAACAAGTCGCTGTTTTACTGCTTGATCTAGCCGACGGTAATTCATTATAAATCTATCGATCGCTTGCTTTTTGTCCTTATAAACGCCTCCA
This window of the Clostridia bacterium genome carries:
- a CDS encoding NAD(P)-dependent alcohol dehydrogenase, translating into KEKPVAGPYDAIVRPLAVAPCTSDIHTVYEGALGDRNDMVLGHEAVGEIVEIGSEVKDFKPGDKVVVPAITPDWRSIPVQRGFQQHSKGMLTGWKFSNFKDGVFAEYFHVNDADMNLALLPDEISLEKAVMLTDMMTTGFHGVELAEIELGATVVCIGIGAVGLMSVAGAKIKGAGRLIGVGSRPACVEAAKFYGATDIINYKDGDIAEQVMDLTDGEGADNVIVAGGNSDILISAVKMVKPGGKISNVNYFGDGDFIDIPRAEWGCGMAHKDIRGGLTPGGRLRMERLIDLVKYDRVDPGKLVTHVFHGFDSVQKALELMKDKPKDLIKPVVIID
- a CDS encoding dihydrodipicolinate reductase yields the protein MRDKIRVIQYGCGKMGKYFLRYLYEKGAEIVGAIDLNPDLEGKDIGEVAGLGFKINIPISSNGEKVFSECDADVCVIATRSLVPEVYDAFELAAKHGVNAISTCEEAFYPWNTSPALTNRLDRLAKDNNCTLAGSGYQDVFWGNLITTLAGASHKIERIEGVSSYNVEDYGIALAEVHGAGLSLEEFEKEIAQNDALPSFMWNANEWLCSQFGWSIKSTEQKLVPTTHDSDIKSETLGKVIPAGYATGMSAIVTTVTNQGPVVVSECIGKVYAEGEYDRNDWSIKGEPDTVVNIARPATVELTCATIVNRIPQLLESPAGYYTTEKMPPAKYRTYPLHFYVK
- a CDS encoding MerR family transcriptional regulator; the encoded protein is MEYLSIGEMAALNHISIQTLRYYDKIDLLKPVYVDQQTNYRYYDIKQSAQIDMIQYMKSLGMSLKQIKKQFKKKNIKEIQSILKKQSNNIDKEIKKLNYMKKAVEACIENYERYLKVPREGYISIEFIPRRKIFCYDGNINIYDYGLDTYEYILRELKNQVIIKPLPMVYFCNVGSIMRKDMIDQGKFISSEIFVFVDDDFKEQEGIEIIPEHRYVCIYFHSFWKEKKYAERLFKYIRENQYEIIGDYICEVVVELPIFDNNERNMFVKLQIPIKD
- a CDS encoding sodium-dependent transporter; its protein translation is MSSGLENDFKQNNQNCEICHRDTFNTKIGFILACIGSAVGVGNIWLFPYRVALFGGAAFLIPYFIFVALLGVTGVIGEMSFGRAMGTGPLGSFRKAFEKKGKKNGDLLGLIPVVGSLGIAIGYSVVVGWIIRFTAGSITGSLISADDSTAYFGEIAGNFGSVGWHLIGLAITFIIMVMGISKGIEKVNRFMMPAFFTLFIILAIRVITLPGSTEGYKYLFLPKWEFLSNPKTWVYALGQAFFSLSLAGSGTIVYGSYLRKDEDILSCAKNVAIFDTIAAILAALVIIPSVFAFNLDPAVGPPLMFITMPSVFKMMPLGRMFSIVFFVAVLFAALSSLINLFETPIEALQEKFKLSRSVSVSIIITIAAIIGVMIENGDMVGVWMDILSIYIIPLGALLAGITFFWICGPEFARKEVEKGLDKAMGPWFEPMTRYVFCGLTIIVYILGIFYGGIG
- the uvsE gene encoding UV DNA damage repair endonuclease UvsE codes for the protein MDIGYACLTIGVPHTRQKSCMLKNASKTKLSELICYNLNSLENIIDYNIKNKIKLFRISSDLIPFGSSPVNSIQWWDMFASRFSEIGEKIRNSGMRVSMHPGQYTVLNSPDQQIVKRAIEDLKYHNRVLDNLGVGEEHKIVLHIGGVYKDKKQAIDRFIMNYRRLDQAVKQRLVIENDDKSYNIGEVLEIGSILNIPVVFDNLHNQTNPCDKKKDDLYWIHECRKTWQPKDGNQKIHYSQQHPLKKSGSHSRTIYINQFMDFYRNLERQDIDIMLEVKDKNLSAVKCINCTSVDNNIRTLELEWSRYKYKILENSPQNYVKIRKLLKDKNNYPVVCFYNLIEDALYKESNIGYSINAALHIWGYFKEIASDNERDIFFNNIEKYKQGNISIRPIKNDLWKMSVKYDQSYLLNSYYFIDADHPMPP